A stretch of the Photobacterium toruni genome encodes the following:
- the cobA gene encoding uroporphyrinogen-III C-methyltransferase has protein sequence MHTSDTLYALSTPTKIGKVILVGAGPGDPDLLTVKALRVIQQADAIIYDRLVSDEIIALFRPHSQLIFVGKQAGNHCVPQQQINNLLVEHALAGKQVVRLKGGDPFIFGRGGEELEALLPFNIPFEVVPGITAASGCAAYAGIPLTHRDHAQSVQFITGHLKQGQDQIDWLSLARAKHTLVFYMGLNQSSVIRHKLSAYGMSLTTPIAIIERGTTIHQRVLTGELAQIDILAQQAASPALIIIGSVTQLSQQLNWFQQQTDSMTHIEQCIELYG, from the coding sequence ATGCACACATCAGACACTTTATATGCTTTATCGACTCCAACTAAGATCGGAAAAGTGATCCTTGTTGGTGCTGGCCCTGGTGATCCTGATTTACTAACAGTAAAGGCACTGCGTGTAATTCAACAGGCTGATGCCATTATTTATGATCGTTTAGTCTCAGATGAAATAATTGCGCTCTTTCGACCACATAGCCAGCTTATTTTTGTTGGTAAACAGGCAGGAAATCATTGCGTACCTCAACAACAAATAAATAATTTATTAGTTGAACATGCTTTAGCAGGTAAACAAGTGGTCCGTTTAAAAGGTGGTGACCCGTTTATTTTTGGTCGTGGCGGCGAGGAATTAGAGGCTTTATTGCCATTCAATATTCCATTTGAAGTTGTTCCAGGAATCACAGCTGCATCTGGATGTGCGGCATATGCAGGAATTCCATTAACCCATCGCGATCACGCTCAAAGTGTACAATTTATCACGGGACATTTAAAACAAGGTCAAGATCAAATAGATTGGCTATCACTAGCGCGCGCTAAGCATACGCTAGTGTTTTATATGGGGTTGAATCAAAGCAGTGTTATTCGTCATAAATTAAGCGCCTATGGTATGTCACTTACTACACCTATCGCAATTATTGAGCGTGGCACAACAATCCACCAGCGAGTACTAACGGGAGAGCTAGCCCAAATAGATATACTTGCTCAACAGGCAGCTAGTCCTGCATTAATTATTATTGGTAGTGTGACTCAATTATCACAGCAGCTTAATTGGTTTCAACAACAAACTGATTCAATGACTCATATTGAACAATGTATAGAGCTTTATGGTTAA
- the pgsA gene encoding CDP-diacylglycerol--glycerol-3-phosphate 3-phosphatidyltransferase, whose protein sequence is MRLSIPNILSFIRLILIPFFVITFYLPYEWSAFATALIFWIAGVTDWFDGYLARKLNQTTRFGAFIDPVADKLMVVTAMVLVVEHYHTLWVTVPAITMIGREIIISALREWMAELGKRASVAVSWVGKVKTASQMFALLLLLWHPHQYVVWLGYASLYIAMVLTYWSMVQYLKAAKGDLLNADNH, encoded by the coding sequence ATGCGTTTATCAATCCCAAATATTTTAAGTTTTATCCGACTCATTCTTATTCCATTTTTTGTTATCACCTTTTATTTACCCTATGAATGGTCAGCATTTGCTACTGCGTTAATCTTTTGGATTGCTGGCGTAACAGATTGGTTTGATGGTTATCTTGCGCGTAAGCTTAATCAAACAACCCGTTTTGGCGCTTTTATTGATCCTGTTGCTGATAAATTAATGGTTGTTACTGCGATGGTGTTAGTTGTTGAGCACTACCATACTTTATGGGTAACTGTTCCGGCTATTACGATGATTGGTCGTGAAATTATTATTTCAGCATTGCGTGAATGGATGGCAGAGTTAGGTAAACGTGCAAGTGTTGCAGTATCGTGGGTAGGTAAAGTAAAAACAGCATCACAAATGTTTGCCTTATTACTATTACTATGGCATCCACATCAATATGTCGTATGGCTAGGTTATGCATCGCTTTACATTGCAATGGTATTAACTTATTGGTCAATGGTGCAATATCTTAAAGCTGCAAAAGGTGATTTGTTAAACGCAGATAATCACTAA
- the uvrC gene encoding excinuclease ABC subunit UvrC, with product MYDASGEVIYVGKAKDLKKRLASYFRTNVVGEKTRALVKNICKVDVTVTHTETEALILEHNYIKQYLPKYNVLLRDDKSYPYILLSASKHPRLSIHRGVKRRKGEYFGPYPDVSAVRDSLHLMQKIFPIRQCEDSVYANRSRPCLMYQIGRCSGSCVKGLVSDDDYQQQVQWVRLFLQGKDRQVINTMVEKMEQASMTLDFERAAVYRDQIQALRRIQEQQFVSQDNEDDLDVIGIAHQNGMACIHGLYIRQGKILGSRSYFPKMPIGASLTEVLSSFVTQFYFNQAEGRVIPSLILLSEELGDDSDAILAALSELAGRKITIKYHPRGTRAKYLQLAKTNAETALTSKLNHRMTMQERFFALQQALNLKPISRMECFDISHTMGEKTVASCVVFNQEGPLKQEYRRYNISGITGGDDYAAMAQVLERRYSKNMELDKIPDIIFIDGGRGQLSRAYDVVRPYIAEWPKRPMLVGVAKGTTRKPGLETLIFVTGEELSMPSDSPALHLIQHIRDESHDHAISGHRAQRAKVRKRSTLEDVEGVGPKRRQALLKYMGGMQELKKANKEEIAKVPGISLALAEKIVDALQHG from the coding sequence ATGTATGACGCCAGCGGTGAAGTTATCTATGTTGGTAAAGCAAAAGATCTCAAAAAACGCCTAGCAAGTTATTTTCGAACTAATGTCGTGGGCGAAAAAACGCGCGCGTTAGTTAAAAATATTTGTAAAGTTGATGTGACGGTTACTCATACTGAAACTGAAGCATTGATCCTTGAACACAATTATATCAAACAGTATTTACCTAAATATAATGTCTTATTGCGTGATGATAAGTCTTATCCTTATATTTTGTTAAGTGCTAGTAAACATCCTCGGCTATCTATTCATCGCGGTGTTAAACGTCGTAAAGGTGAGTATTTTGGCCCTTATCCTGATGTTTCTGCTGTTCGCGATAGTTTGCATCTCATGCAAAAAATATTTCCGATTCGCCAATGTGAAGATTCCGTTTATGCTAATCGTAGTCGTCCTTGTTTAATGTATCAAATTGGTCGTTGTTCTGGTTCTTGTGTTAAAGGATTAGTCTCTGATGATGATTATCAACAGCAAGTGCAATGGGTACGATTATTTCTACAAGGTAAAGATCGACAAGTGATCAATACCATGGTGGAAAAAATGGAGCAGGCGAGTATGACTCTTGATTTTGAACGCGCAGCTGTATATCGCGATCAAATTCAAGCGCTCCGTCGAATTCAAGAGCAACAATTTGTTAGTCAAGATAATGAAGATGACTTAGATGTTATTGGTATTGCTCATCAGAATGGGATGGCGTGTATTCATGGGTTGTATATTCGTCAGGGTAAAATTTTAGGTAGCCGCAGTTATTTCCCTAAAATGCCCATTGGTGCATCGTTAACGGAAGTGTTATCAAGTTTCGTTACTCAGTTTTATTTTAATCAAGCTGAGGGTCGTGTTATACCGAGTCTTATTTTATTAAGTGAAGAACTTGGCGATGATAGTGACGCCATCTTAGCGGCTTTATCTGAACTTGCTGGCCGTAAAATTACGATTAAATATCATCCACGTGGTACACGAGCAAAATACTTACAATTAGCAAAAACGAATGCAGAAACTGCGTTAACGAGTAAATTAAACCATCGCATGACAATGCAGGAGCGTTTTTTTGCACTGCAACAAGCATTAAACTTAAAACCTATCTCTCGAATGGAATGTTTTGATATTAGTCATACCATGGGTGAAAAAACCGTGGCATCTTGTGTGGTGTTTAATCAAGAAGGGCCATTAAAGCAAGAATATCGTCGCTATAATATCTCTGGGATCACGGGGGGAGATGATTATGCAGCGATGGCACAAGTATTAGAACGTAGGTATAGTAAAAATATGGAATTAGATAAAATTCCAGATATAATTTTCATCGATGGGGGTAGAGGTCAGCTTTCAAGAGCGTATGATGTTGTTAGACCTTATATTGCAGAGTGGCCCAAACGACCAATGTTAGTGGGCGTTGCAAAGGGTACTACTCGAAAACCAGGGCTTGAGACATTAATTTTCGTTACGGGTGAAGAATTGTCTATGCCAAGTGACTCTCCCGCGTTACATTTAATACAACACATCCGTGATGAAAGTCATGATCATGCGATCAGTGGTCACCGAGCCCAGAGAGCAAAAGTGAGAAAACGTAGTACACTTGAAGATGTCGAGGGAGTTGGACCTAAACGACGTCAGGCTTTATTAAAATACATGGGTGGAATGCAAGAACTGAAAAAAGCAAATAAAGAAGAAATAGCTAAAGTACCTGGTATCAGTTTAGCTTTAGCGGAAAAAATAGTCGATGCATTGCAACATGGTTAG